The nucleotide sequence GATCAGGGAACGAAGTTATTTCATGTAGTAGGTTTTGGACAGGTATCCAGAAATTACGGGCAAACAGGTCGTCATCCTTCAGGAATATTTGTTGATACTTACGAATGTATTGATGGGAAACGTATAGATGAATCTACTTTATACAATCCGAAGAATCCTGGAGCTAACCGAGACCCTCGTTTCAAATCAACTATTTGGATGCATGGTGATACCGTTCAGGGAAATACTAAAGGGACAGATGCAGGACGCATTAAGTTTATATTGGATGGGTACAATTCGACTACTATGTTTTACAATTTTACTACAGGGGAATGGTATTCGGGAAACAATGCGGACATTAACAGTGGTGCAGCATGGACAAGCTTTGCCAATGCGGGTGTAGGTTATATGTGGAAGAAGTTTAGCAATGAACCCAATGAAAATATAAGTAATTCTACTTGTAACATTCCGTTGATGCGTTATGCTGAAGTGCTTCTTTCTTATGCCGAAGCAAAAATTGAATTGAATGAACTTGATAATACAGTTTACGAAGCCATAAATTTGGTACGCAGTCGTTCAGGAATGCCTAATGTCTCTGCAGACAGAATTGGTAATCAGGATAAGATGCGTCAATTGGTTCGCCGCGAACGTAAAGTGGAATTAATGCTGGAAGGTCTTCATTTTGTAGATATGCGCAGATGGCAAATTGGCGATATTGAAAACGATTCTCCGAGTTATGGATTTCCTGTAGCTATTACCAAAGATGCCAGCGGGCACATTACTTCCGGAGGTTATGCAGACGCTACTCCTGATATGGTTCCTAATTTCAAGAAATCAGCTCGTCACGATTTGAATGACATCGCCAATTATGATGCCTATAAATCAAAGTTGAAAGTAAGAGATGCAAATCGTTTCTGGGATGCTAAATTCAATCTGTTCCCAATACCGACAGTAGAAAGAGACCGTAACCCAAATTTGGCACAGAATGATGGGTATTAAATTCGTTTAATAATTAAGATAGATAGGGCCGGGACGTCAGGATAATCTTCTGAGTCCCGGCATTCTTATTGGATGTAGCAGGAATCGAACTAATTCGTGTTATTAATAAAATGCTTGGATGAAGAAATCTTCCAATAAACAGACTATTTAAAAATGAAAAAGTATATATATATTATTTTCCCTTTCTTGTTGCTGTCGTGTAGTTCGTATAAACAAACTGAAGTTCTTGTTATTGGAGGCGGTGCCAGTGGAACTACTGCCGGGATTCAGTCGGCTCGAATGGGAGTTAACACCCTGATTGTGGAAGAAAGCTCTTGGCTGGGTGGAATGTTAACATCGGCTGGCGTGAGCGCGATTGATGGGAATCATAAATTGCCTGGGGGATTATGGGGTGAATTCAGAGCCAAACTGATTCAATATTATGGTAGTGAGGAAAAATTAAATACGGGATGGGTAAGCAAGGTGCTTTTTGAGCCTTCTGCCGGAAATAAAATCTGGCAGGATATGGTAGCCGCTGAATCCCTCTTAGACGTAAGATTTAATACAAAGGTTGATGGCATTACCCGTAAGGATAACTATTGGTTGGTAAATATTGACCACGAAGGTAGAAAAGAAACGATTAAAGCAGCCGTGTTAATAGATGGGACAGAGTTGGGAGATGTAGCTAAAGCATGTGGTGCAACTTACGATATAGGAATGGATGCGCGCGAAGTATGCGAAGAATCCATTGCCGGCGAAAAGGCTAATGATATAATTCAGGACTTAACCTTGGTTGCCGTACTGAAAGACTATGGCAAAGATGTTACCATAAAGAAACCCGAAGGATACGATCCCTCTTATTTTTATTGTTCGTGTAAAGTGCCTCAATGTACCAATCCCAAAGAAGGGAAAAGAGTGTGGGATTGTCAGAGTATGCTTAATTACGGGAAGCTCCCAAACAATAAGTATATGATTAATTGGCCCATCGAAGGGAATGATTACTATCTTAACCTTATTGAGATGACACCGGAACAACGTACCGAGGCCCTGAAAGTTGCAAAGAATTTTACAATGTGTTTTGTTTATTATATGCAGACCGAACTTGGATTCAATACGCTGGGATTGGCGGACGACGAGTTTCCTACTGCCGATCGTTTGCCTTTTATTCCCTATCATCGTGAATCCAGACGTATTCATGGTTTAGTGAGGTTCAACCTGAATCATGTATCCAATCCATTTACCCAGTCAGAAAAGCTTTATCGGACCAATATCGCTGTGGGCGATTATCCGGTAGATCATCACCATGCCCGTTATCAGGACTGGAGTAATTTGCCGGATCTTCATTTCTATCCTATTCCTTCCTATGGTTTACCGTTGGGAGCACTTATTCCTAAGGATGTGAAGGGATTGATAGTTGCAGAAAAGTCTATCTCTGTTTCAAACTTAATAAATGGAACTACTCGACTTCAACCCGTTGTTATGCAAATTGGACAGGCTGCCGGAGCGTTGGGCGCACTTGCTGTTCAACACAAGGAAGATGTTGATAAGGTTTCTGTACGCGAAGTGCAACAAGCCATACTGAATGCTGGCGGTTATTTACAACCCTATCTGGACCTTCAGGTCTCCGACCCTCATTTCAAGTCACTGCAACGTATCGGTTCGACAGGTATTTTACGTGGAAGAGGATTGAATGTTGGGTGGGAAAACCAGACATGGTTCGATGCGGATTCGCTTCTTTATGAACAGGCTCTTACTCCGGGATTGAAAGAGTTTGCTCCTGAGTTCGAATTTTCGGTATCCAATGAAATTATTACTATTGAGGAGGCTTTAAATATAGTGTATTGGTTGGCACGACATCTGAATGTTTCCAATGTGAGTGATGAAGCAACTTTTGATGCACGTCAGAAAGCAAATTGGAAACAACTGCAAGGCTCCGAATATGACATCAGGCGACCGGTTACACGTAAAGAGTTTGCCGTATTACTAGATGCAGCCGTAAACCCGTTTGAACTATACTCTGTCACTATGAAAGGCGAATTAGGTAAATAAAAAAATAGATTTCTATGGATTGATTTTCAATTAAAGCGTGAAGGTTCCGGCTTTTTTGTATAATATTGCTGTTCATTCGTCGTTAATTATGCATTGAACAAGAAAAATACCATGAGCAGCATTTACGATTCCCGTCAACGGCTTAAATATATTTTCATTATCGGGGCTGTGCTGATCGCTATAGCATCTGTAGTGGTGTCAGATTCGCTGATTAAGAATCTTGCCAATGAAGAACGTCAAAAAATTGAAGTGTGGGCCGAGGCAACCCGGGTAATGACTAACGAAAACCCAAGCCTTAATATGAACCTTATTCTGAAAATTATTCAGGGCAATACGTCTATTCCGGTAGTGCTTTGTGATGATTCGGATCAGGTGCTCACTTATAATAATATTGATGTTCCCGAAAGTAACCCGGAATCATTCATGCGGGTTTTGGTACAGAAGCTAAAACATAAGAACAAACCAATCGTTATCGATATGGAAGATGGAACCTTCCAATATCTGTATTACGATGATTCCATTATTCTGAAACGCTTGCTTATTTACCCATATGCTCAGCTTACGGTTGTATTTATTTTCATCATAATAGCCTTCCTAGCTTTGGCAAGTACGAAGAAAGCCGAACAAAATAAAGTTTGGGTAGGGCTTTCAAAGGAAACTGCACACCAGTTGGGCACTCCCATTTCTTCACTCATAGCTTGGATAGAATATCTGAAGACAAAAGAAATCGATCAGTCTTATCTCGATGAAATGGAAAAGGATGTTAAGCGACTTGAAACCATTGCCGATCGCTTTTCAAAGATAGGCTCCGATCCCAAACCTATTAACGTTAATATCAGCGAATCGCTCCTCTCGGCACTCGATTATATGAAGACCCGTATTTCTCAGAAAGTGAAAATTAAAACATTTTTCCCTGCCGAGCCTGTTATGGTGCAAATGAACGACTCGCTTTTTGCCTGGGTTGTAGAAAATCTGACTAAAAATGCAGTGGATGCAATGGAGGGGCAAGGAGAGATTTCATTTAAAATAGAGGAACGTAAAAATGTAGTTCGGATTGATGTGACAGATACGGGAAAAGGAATCTCCAAATCCAAATATAAAACGGTCTTTAATCCTGGTTACACGACTAAAGCGAGAGGATGGGGACTTGGCTTGTCACTTGTTAAGAGAATAGTCGAATCGTACCATGGAGGGAAAATTTATGTAAAATCGTCGGAGCCGGGAAAAGGAACTACTTTCCGTATAGAATTAAGGAAGAGTAAAGCCTAAATTGGTCTATAATAAAAAATAATAAGATTAGGTATTGTATATGTGTTTAGTTTTTTCGTACCTTTGCAAGGTTTTTACACTAAAAGGCTTTGGGAAAATTTGATATATATAAAGTAGATTTAAAGAATCTCTCTCCGGGAGTACACGAATTTGAGTACATTCTGGAGAATAAGTTTTTTGTGGATATCGACGGAGACGAAGTCCAAAAGGGCAAAGTGAAGGTAAACCTCACGGTGAAACGTTCGTCGATGGTTTTTGATATGAACTTTCAGCTAGAGGGAGTTGTTTATGTACCATGCGACAGATGCCTGGATGATATGGACCTTCCAATCAGCGCGAAAAACAAACTTATCGTTAAATTCGGTAAAGAATATGCCGAAGAAAGTGATGAAATCGTAATTATTCCGGAAGCGGAAGGCGAAATCAATCTGGCGTGG is from uncultured Macellibacteroides sp. and encodes:
- a CDS encoding FAD-dependent oxidoreductase yields the protein MKKYIYIIFPFLLLSCSSYKQTEVLVIGGGASGTTAGIQSARMGVNTLIVEESSWLGGMLTSAGVSAIDGNHKLPGGLWGEFRAKLIQYYGSEEKLNTGWVSKVLFEPSAGNKIWQDMVAAESLLDVRFNTKVDGITRKDNYWLVNIDHEGRKETIKAAVLIDGTELGDVAKACGATYDIGMDAREVCEESIAGEKANDIIQDLTLVAVLKDYGKDVTIKKPEGYDPSYFYCSCKVPQCTNPKEGKRVWDCQSMLNYGKLPNNKYMINWPIEGNDYYLNLIEMTPEQRTEALKVAKNFTMCFVYYMQTELGFNTLGLADDEFPTADRLPFIPYHRESRRIHGLVRFNLNHVSNPFTQSEKLYRTNIAVGDYPVDHHHARYQDWSNLPDLHFYPIPSYGLPLGALIPKDVKGLIVAEKSISVSNLINGTTRLQPVVMQIGQAAGALGALAVQHKEDVDKVSVREVQQAILNAGGYLQPYLDLQVSDPHFKSLQRIGSTGILRGRGLNVGWENQTWFDADSLLYEQALTPGLKEFAPEFEFSVSNEIITIEEALNIVYWLARHLNVSNVSDEATFDARQKANWKQLQGSEYDIRRPVTRKEFAVLLDAAVNPFELYSVTMKGELGK
- a CDS encoding RagB/SusD family nutrient uptake outer membrane protein, whose product is MKKILLNISLLVAMGISGTSCSDFLDKTPADYSSVGFYQSEAAIETGVSGIYNALYINIGYLCPFNVYMEHYTGMAMERAENNTIGAGGALNADNAAVQTWWTSLYRIIARANSVIYGSADYVDNLGTASKQYIAEAKVLRAYAYYNLIATYGDVPFFTEPVTVDQYKDQRTSKVTILDFILSDLEAAAADLPWIAADRGRVDKAVAYGLKSRAALLGGSLDYGGKAKDYFAAAAAAAKSVIGQRTLAANYDDLFTKAGQTKTDVRNETLFELMYSDQGTKLFHVVGFGQVSRNYGQTGRHPSGIFVDTYECIDGKRIDESTLYNPKNPGANRDPRFKSTIWMHGDTVQGNTKGTDAGRIKFILDGYNSTTMFYNFTTGEWYSGNNADINSGAAWTSFANAGVGYMWKKFSNEPNENISNSTCNIPLMRYAEVLLSYAEAKIELNELDNTVYEAINLVRSRSGMPNVSADRIGNQDKMRQLVRRERKVELMLEGLHFVDMRRWQIGDIENDSPSYGFPVAITKDASGHITSGGYADATPDMVPNFKKSARHDLNDIANYDAYKSKLKVRDANRFWDAKFNLFPIPTVERDRNPNLAQNDGY
- a CDS encoding DUF177 domain-containing protein, with amino-acid sequence MGKFDIYKVDLKNLSPGVHEFEYILENKFFVDIDGDEVQKGKVKVNLTVKRSSMVFDMNFQLEGVVYVPCDRCLDDMDLPISAKNKLIVKFGKEYAEESDEIVIIPEAEGEINLAWFIYEFIALTIPMKHVHAPGKCNKAMSSKLKKHTTRRSDDDDEYEDESADEIIVEDDSSDMSSDPRWDALKGLVENDNN
- a CDS encoding HAMP domain-containing sensor histidine kinase: MSSIYDSRQRLKYIFIIGAVLIAIASVVVSDSLIKNLANEERQKIEVWAEATRVMTNENPSLNMNLILKIIQGNTSIPVVLCDDSDQVLTYNNIDVPESNPESFMRVLVQKLKHKNKPIVIDMEDGTFQYLYYDDSIILKRLLIYPYAQLTVVFIFIIIAFLALASTKKAEQNKVWVGLSKETAHQLGTPISSLIAWIEYLKTKEIDQSYLDEMEKDVKRLETIADRFSKIGSDPKPINVNISESLLSALDYMKTRISQKVKIKTFFPAEPVMVQMNDSLFAWVVENLTKNAVDAMEGQGEISFKIEERKNVVRIDVTDTGKGISKSKYKTVFNPGYTTKARGWGLGLSLVKRIVESYHGGKIYVKSSEPGKGTTFRIELRKSKA